The Heptranchias perlo isolate sHepPer1 chromosome 17, sHepPer1.hap1, whole genome shotgun sequence genome has a segment encoding these proteins:
- the LOC137334181 gene encoding leucine-rich repeat and transmembrane domain-containing protein 1, with protein MRGEIALGILGFLLAHSAIGCPERCLCNITLKEVSCTGNGLSEIPKGVPPDTEILYLQNNHIHTISNAAFTDMSQLQILDLSNNIISSLSSNTFDGLHNLLNLNLANNSIHYMDNKILHSTQNLKQLDLSFNNLTSLPEGLFKNQRNLTWLAMHQNQLHQMDRALLDSLSNLQVLLFQKNHWKCDCHVTGLKLWLESFLYKGGQIDEILCTEPEDLRRKDLMKIPHELFQPCSSVKHKSSHADSDHKSSTTQNLHDKNENDNKADCNPKAKQRPGSLRHAIATVVITGVICGIVCLMMLAAAIYGCSYAAVMAKYHRELKKLEHLGPEVEQGSAEEKEPLDSSLA; from the exons GTGAAATCGCTTTGGGAATTCTTGGTTTCTTATTAGCACACTCAGCTATTGGATGTCCAGAAAGATGTCTATGCAACATTACTCTGAAGGAAGTGAGCTGCACAGGTAATGGACTGTCAGAGATTCCAAAAGGTGTACCTCCTGACACAGAAATTCTATACTTACAGAACAACCATATTCACACAATATCAAATGCAGCATTTACTGATATGTCTCAGCTGCAAATTTTAGACTTGTCAAATAACATTATTTCAAgtttatcatcaaatacatttGATGGACTGCATAATCTTCTCAACCTGAATCTTGCAAATAACTCCATTCACTATATGGACAACAAAATCCTTCATTCAACCCAAAATCTCAAACAACTGGATTTATCATTTAATAATCTTACAAGTTTGCCTGAGGGCTTGTTCAAGAACCAAAGGAATCTGACCTGGCTTGCTATGCATCAAAACCAACTTCATCAAATGGACAGGGCCCTTTTGGATTCACTGTCAAACCTACAGGTATTATTGTTCCAGAAAAACCATTGGAAATGCGACTGTCATGTGACTGGACTGAAACTCTGGCTAGAGAGCTTTCTATACAAAG GAGGCCAGATTGATGAGATACTGTGTACAGAACCAGAAGATTTAAGGAGAAAAGACCTTATGAAAATTCCTCATGAATTATTCCAGCCATGTTCCTCTGTTAAGCACAAATCATCTCATGCTGACTCTGACCACAAAAGTTCCACTACACAAAACCTGCATGACAAAAATGAAAATGACAACAAAGCAGACTGCAATCCAAAGGCCAAGCAACGACCTGGCAGTTTACGTCATGCTATTGCCACAGTTGTGATAACGGGAGTCATCTGTGGCATTGTTTGCCTGATGATGTTGGCAGCAGCAATTTATGGCTGTTCTTATGCAGCTGTTATGGCTAAATATCACAGGGAACTAAAGAAACTGGAACATCTGGGTCCAGAGGTTGAACAGGGAAGTGCTGAAGAGAAGGAGCCGTTGGACAGTTCACTGGCATGA